In one Musa acuminata AAA Group cultivar baxijiao chromosome BXJ2-5, Cavendish_Baxijiao_AAA, whole genome shotgun sequence genomic region, the following are encoded:
- the LOC135611653 gene encoding probable BOI-related E3 ubiquitin-protein ligase 3, whose product MAVEAHQLHVFPSQLLTNREIINSAENQPSLYDMQTVCAPPDSIAAAVYNSPAPVITVVASDSGVTEPSRKRSRPVSFRGVDSSSHLQQQMLDIDGLILQHAEKVRAEVAERRKRFVRQIVAAMEEGASRQLKAMEEEITRLRELNRALEGRMKSLCVENQIWRDLAWSTEATATVLRTNLEQLLATQARAKAAAALTAGDAVSCCCGDNGDDGDEEGKAGARRGWGRACRSCREGEPSVLLLPCRHLCLCAACGPAVDACPICNCSKNATVNVNMS is encoded by the exons ATGGCAGTCGAAGCCCATCAGCTTCACGTCTTCCCTTCCCAACTCCTCACCAACAG GGAAATCATCAACAGTGCGGAGAACCAGCCGAGTTTGTACGACATGCAAACGGTATGCGCCCCGCCGGACTCCATTGCGGCCGCCGTGTATAATTCACCGGCTCCGGTGATCACTGTTGTGGCCTCCGATAGCGGCGTCACCGAACCGTCGAGGAAACGGTCGCGCCCAGTTTCGTTTCGCGGTGTCGACAGTTCCTCCCACCTGCAACAGCAGATGCTCGACATCGATGGTCTCATCCTGCAGCAC GCGGAGAAGGTGAGGGCGGAGGTCGCGGAGCGGCGGAAGCGGTTCGTGAGGCAGATCGTCGCGGCGATGGAAGAAGGCGCCTCGAGGCAGCTCAAGGCCATGGAAGAAGAGATCACGAGGCTCCGGGAGCTTAACCGAGCGCTGGAGGGGCGCATGAAGAGCCTCTGCGTGGAGAACCAGATATGGCGGGACTTGGCCTGGAGCACCGAGGCCACGGCCACGGTTCTACGGACCAACCTCGAACAGCTGCTTGCGACTCAGGCAAGAGCGAAGGCTGCGGCAGCGTTGACCGCCGGCGACGCTGTGTCCTGCTGCTGCGGGGACAACGGAGATGATGGCGACGAGGAGGGGAAGGCCGGCGCGAGGAGGGGTTGGGGGAGAGCTTGCCGGAGCTGCCGCGAGGGTGAGCCGTCGGTGCTGCTGCTGCCGTGCCGGCACTTGTGCCTGTGCGCGGCGTGCGGCCCGGCCGTGGACGCATGCCCCATCTGCAATTGCAGCAAGAATGCTACCGTCAATGTAAACATGTCGTGA